A single genomic interval of Lathyrus oleraceus cultivar Zhongwan6 chromosome 7, CAAS_Psat_ZW6_1.0, whole genome shotgun sequence harbors:
- the LOC127103701 gene encoding uncharacterized protein LOC127103701 — protein MINSWFLLPLPQKLLILLRDGRKLMGTLRSFDQFANAVLEGACERVIVAIENPQDIIVQSARPYGQRVVHKFEFMLLLEGTLLEPSPISFKLPSVSPVFSSSPIQNPCDNRSYKIITKQ, from the coding sequence ATGATAAACTCTTGGTTCCTATTACCTCTACCGCAGAAACTTCTTATATTGCTAAGAGATGGTAGAAAGCTCATGGGGACACTTCGCTCTTTTGATCAATTCGCTAATGCTGTTCTTGAGGGTGCCTGTGAGAGGGTTATTGTTGCGATTGAGAATCCTCAGGATATTATTGTCCAATCTGCTAGGCCTTATGGACAGAGAGTTGTTCACAAGTTCGAGTTCATGCTATTGCTGGAAGGCACACTCCTGGAACCTTCACCAATCAGTTTCAAACTTCCTTCAGTGAGCCCCGTCTTCTCATCCTCACCGATCCAGAACCCCTGTGACAACCGAAGCTACAAAATAATTACCAAGCAGTAA